In Flavobacterium endoglycinae, one DNA window encodes the following:
- a CDS encoding helix-turn-helix domain-containing protein has product MKLYIKNMVCSRCKMAVESEFEKLGLPTVSVELGEVELENEITENQKETLLKNLQNLGFDLLDDKKSKTIEKIKNLIVDLVHHKNNELKTNLSDYLVENLNQDYNSLSNLFSEIENTTIEKYFISQKIEKVKELLIYNELSLSEIADLLNYSNVAHLSNQFKKITGFTPTSFKQSKDKKRIQIENI; this is encoded by the coding sequence ATGAAGCTCTATATCAAAAATATGGTATGCAGCAGATGCAAAATGGCAGTGGAGTCTGAGTTTGAAAAACTCGGACTTCCAACTGTTTCTGTTGAGCTTGGAGAAGTGGAATTAGAAAACGAAATCACAGAAAACCAGAAAGAAACTTTACTTAAAAATCTTCAAAATCTAGGTTTTGATTTATTAGATGATAAAAAAAGTAAAACAATCGAAAAGATTAAAAATTTGATTGTCGACTTGGTTCATCATAAAAACAACGAGTTAAAAACCAATTTGTCTGATTATTTAGTAGAAAATCTAAATCAAGATTATAACTCATTGAGCAATTTGTTTTCTGAAATTGAAAATACGACTATAGAGAAATATTTCATCAGTCAGAAAATCGAAAAAGTAAAAGAACTGCTGATATACAATGAGCTATCCTTAAGCGAAATTGCAGATTTATTAAATTATAGTAATGTCGCACATTTGAGTAATCAATTCAAAAAAATTACGGGCTTTACTCCTACTTCGTTCAAGCAGTCAAAAGACAAAAAACGTATTCAGATTGAGAATATATAG
- a CDS encoding DUF3347 domain-containing protein, translating to MKNSITAVLAAIAIVFSVNTITANEIKLQTTTEDVLASGELQSVFDNYFAVKDALIKSDAKSTSAKAASLLTAIGAVKMDKLKSNEHTVWMKVVKKLTADAKAISSNTDIKKQRESFKSLSKNTYDLIKVSNPDQPIYKQYCPMADADWLSKEKAVKNPYYGSSMLTCGNVVETIK from the coding sequence ATGAAAAATTCAATAACAGCTGTTTTAGCAGCAATCGCGATAGTATTTTCTGTAAACACAATTACAGCAAACGAAATAAAATTACAAACTACTACAGAAGATGTTCTGGCTTCTGGTGAATTACAATCTGTTTTCGATAATTATTTTGCGGTAAAAGATGCCCTTATTAAAAGTGATGCCAAATCTACTTCGGCGAAAGCGGCAAGCTTACTGACTGCAATTGGGGCCGTAAAAATGGACAAATTAAAAAGTAACGAACATACGGTTTGGATGAAAGTAGTTAAAAAATTAACCGCCGATGCAAAAGCGATTTCCTCTAATACGGATATTAAAAAACAACGCGAGTCTTTCAAATCACTATCTAAAAACACATATGATTTAATTAAGGTTTCAAATCCAGATCAGCCAATTTACAAACAATACTGTCCAATGGCAGATGCAGATTGGCTAAGCAAAGAAAAAGCCGTTAAGAATCCTTATTATGGTTCTTCCATGCTGACTTGCGGAAATGTGGTTGAAACCATTAAGTAA
- a CDS encoding AraC family transcriptional regulator: protein MPKLNQFKTLIIDEFEEEKFHLPPHSHTYYEIIYIKKGSGIHHINNNLLSYKAGDLFVISPDDEHYFDIKKSTRFIFIKFTDNYFNSKQNLTCDEFLVHTPENFMRDKILKETVLKFGEPCKTILRNTIENITKYDQYIDVTNSPIVFYQILSIFGLIKETIRCMNLQMTSTHIDNEQIANYIHQNIYQPKLVQIKTIAEHFNIAQTYFSAYFKRTFAISYRDYIHNLRTTLIEKRFQNNQLPIKQIAYEFGFTDESHLTNYFKKKRNMKPTDFKKL, encoded by the coding sequence ATGCCGAAATTAAATCAATTCAAAACGCTTATTATAGATGAATTTGAAGAAGAAAAATTTCATCTGCCTCCGCATTCTCATACCTATTATGAAATCATTTATATTAAGAAAGGAAGCGGGATTCATCATATCAACAACAATCTATTATCATATAAAGCCGGCGATTTATTTGTGATTTCGCCAGATGATGAACATTATTTTGATATTAAGAAAAGTACACGTTTTATATTTATCAAATTCACCGACAATTATTTCAATTCAAAACAAAATCTTACCTGTGATGAATTTCTGGTTCATACTCCGGAAAATTTCATGCGCGACAAAATTCTAAAAGAAACCGTTTTGAAATTTGGCGAACCCTGTAAAACAATCCTCAGAAATACGATTGAAAACATTACAAAGTATGACCAATATATAGATGTGACGAATTCACCAATTGTTTTCTACCAGATTCTTTCGATTTTTGGTTTGATAAAAGAAACCATTCGATGCATGAACCTTCAGATGACCTCAACTCATATCGATAATGAGCAGATCGCTAATTATATTCATCAGAATATTTACCAGCCGAAATTGGTTCAAATTAAAACAATCGCTGAACATTTTAATATAGCTCAAACGTATTTCAGTGCTTATTTTAAAAGAACTTTTGCGATTAGTTATCGCGATTATATTCATAATTTAAGAACCACTTTGATTGAGAAGAGATTCCAAAATAATCAATTACCCATTAAACAGATTGCTTATGAATTTGGTTTTACAGATGAAAGCCATTTGACGAATTATTTTAAAAAGAAAAGAAACATGAAGCCTACTGATTTTAAAAAGCTTTAG
- a CDS encoding MFS transporter gives MKKSLIALSFGGLTIGITEFVMMGLLPDIASDMKVTIPVAGYLISSYALGVVIGAPLLVILGRNFPPKKMLLILAAMLTVFNALSIIAPSYNFLFASRFLSGLPHGAFFGVGAVVASRLADKGKEAQAIAIMFSGLTLANLIGVPIGTYIGHHFIWRYTFVLIAIVGLLTFFLIGLWMPKLEKGETVNMKEQLQFFKRTEAWLIIGITAIGFGGLFAWISYIAPLLINVSKFSEGDVSSILILAGLGMVVGNFVGGKLADKYSPAPTTLALLFVMSIDLILVYFFSSNQYVSLFLTFLTGAISFSVIAPIQMLMIRTAKGAEMIASASLQGSFNIGNALGAFLGGLPLAAGYSFASPNLIGVGMSVIGMLITLTLMRVRKSDLKLQSA, from the coding sequence ATGAAAAAAAGTCTTATCGCGTTATCGTTTGGAGGTCTAACAATAGGTATTACCGAATTTGTCATGATGGGTCTTCTCCCTGATATCGCTTCAGATATGAAAGTTACGATTCCGGTTGCCGGATATTTAATTTCATCTTATGCTCTTGGAGTTGTAATTGGTGCTCCTTTATTAGTAATTCTTGGAAGAAATTTTCCACCCAAAAAAATGCTTTTAATTTTAGCAGCAATGCTTACTGTTTTTAACGCGCTGTCTATTATTGCACCATCGTATAATTTTTTATTTGCTTCACGATTTTTATCGGGACTTCCTCACGGAGCCTTTTTCGGAGTGGGAGCTGTTGTGGCCAGCCGATTGGCAGATAAAGGAAAAGAAGCGCAAGCCATTGCCATTATGTTTTCTGGTTTAACATTGGCGAATTTAATTGGAGTTCCCATCGGCACATATATAGGCCACCATTTTATTTGGCGCTATACCTTTGTTTTAATTGCAATTGTGGGACTTTTAACGTTTTTTCTTATTGGGTTGTGGATGCCAAAATTAGAAAAAGGAGAAACGGTGAATATGAAAGAACAATTGCAGTTTTTTAAACGAACCGAAGCTTGGCTGATTATTGGAATTACAGCCATTGGTTTTGGAGGTCTTTTTGCTTGGATTAGTTATATCGCTCCTTTGTTAATTAATGTTTCTAAATTTTCTGAAGGAGATGTTTCTTCTATATTAATTCTGGCTGGGCTTGGTATGGTAGTTGGGAATTTTGTTGGAGGTAAACTAGCCGATAAATATTCACCTGCTCCCACAACATTAGCTCTATTGTTTGTAATGTCAATTGATTTGATTTTGGTTTATTTCTTTTCATCTAATCAATACGTTTCGTTGTTTTTGACTTTCTTAACTGGAGCCATTTCATTCTCGGTTATTGCGCCAATTCAAATGTTAATGATCCGTACTGCAAAAGGAGCCGAAATGATTGCTTCGGCATCATTGCAAGGAAGTTTTAATATAGGGAATGCTTTAGGAGCATTTTTAGGCGGACTTCCTTTGGCTGCTGGATACAGCTTTGCCTCACCCAATTTAATCGGAGTAGGAATGTCGGTTATTGGAATGCTTATCACACTTACTTTAATGAGAGTCCGTAAAAGTGATTTAAAATTACAAAGCGCATAA